In Saprospiraceae bacterium, a genomic segment contains:
- the paaB gene encoding 1,2-phenylacetyl-CoA epoxidase subunit B, with product MKDWPLFEIFIRSKSGLNHKHVGSLHAADVQMAIENARDVYTRRQEGISIWAVESKHIVASDPSDSDPFFEPAMDKIYRHPTFYDLPDEVKHM from the coding sequence ATGAAAGACTGGCCCTTATTTGAAATATTTATCCGATCTAAATCGGGATTAAACCACAAACATGTTGGAAGTTTGCATGCGGCTGACGTGCAGATGGCTATTGAAAATGCAAGAGATGTTTACACGCGCAGGCAGGAAGGGATCAGCATTTGGGCTGTGGAATCCAAACATATCGTGGCTTCTGATCCATCTGATAGCGATCCGTTTTTCGAACCTGCGATGGACAAGATCTACAGACATCCCACTTTTTATGATTTGCCTGATGAAGTTAAACACATGTAA
- a CDS encoding 3-hydroxybutyryl-CoA dehydrogenase has product MSIGVVGAGTMGSGIAQLAATAGHDVLLVDVNDTVLQKAQASVQKALNRLAEKGQISNAEAIAIFGRIYFSNELKILKDAHWVIEAIVEDLKIKSELFNELEKLVVDSCILASNTSSLSINALASTCRIPSRVIGLHFFNPVALMPLVEHIPALQTDKEVLDTTLEYIQQWGKLSVIAKDTPGFIVNRIARPYYSEALRIYEEGIADFATIDYAMTSIHNFKMGPFALMDFIGNDVNFAVTKSVWEACFFEPRYKPSFTQRNLVSAKWLGKKTGRGYYNYANDLPMPDQENRILLSGIANRILYMLINEAVDAWYYGLASYEDIERAMTKGVNYPMGLLHWAKELGINHCLIGMEELHQYYKEDRYRPSPGFKKLIADLHV; this is encoded by the coding sequence ATAAGCATTGGAGTTGTAGGTGCAGGCACAATGGGCTCCGGAATTGCCCAATTGGCGGCAACAGCAGGGCATGATGTACTGTTAGTCGATGTCAATGACACGGTTCTTCAAAAGGCACAAGCTTCTGTTCAGAAAGCGCTCAACAGGTTGGCTGAAAAAGGTCAAATATCAAATGCTGAAGCCATTGCTATTTTTGGAAGAATTTATTTTAGCAACGAGCTAAAAATATTAAAGGATGCTCATTGGGTCATTGAAGCTATTGTTGAAGATTTAAAAATTAAATCAGAGCTTTTTAATGAACTTGAAAAGCTGGTTGTGGATTCCTGTATACTTGCAAGTAATACATCCTCACTTTCCATCAATGCTTTGGCCTCAACTTGTAGAATTCCATCGCGGGTCATAGGTTTGCATTTTTTTAATCCGGTCGCTTTAATGCCTTTGGTAGAACACATACCTGCATTGCAAACGGATAAGGAGGTATTAGATACTACACTTGAATATATTCAGCAGTGGGGAAAATTAAGCGTTATCGCAAAGGATACGCCCGGATTTATTGTAAACAGAATTGCAAGGCCATACTATTCAGAAGCTTTGCGCATTTATGAAGAAGGGATCGCAGATTTTGCGACAATTGATTATGCAATGACAAGCATTCATAATTTTAAGATGGGTCCGTTTGCTTTGATGGATTTTATTGGAAATGATGTGAATTTTGCAGTCACAAAATCAGTTTGGGAAGCTTGTTTTTTTGAACCTAGATACAAACCTTCTTTTACGCAAAGAAATCTCGTTTCTGCAAAGTGGCTGGGTAAAAAAACTGGAAGAGGTTACTATAATTATGCAAATGATTTACCGATGCCTGATCAAGAGAACAGAATTTTATTGTCCGGCATTGCAAACCGCATTTTATACATGCTCATTAACGAAGCGGTTGATGCATGGTACTACGGACTGGCAAGTTATGAAGATATCGAACGTGCAATGACCAAAGGCGTTAATTATCCAATGGGTCTTCTTCATTGGGCAAAAGAATTGGGCATTAACCATTGCCTGATAGGAATGGAAGAATTACATCAGTATTATAAAGAAGACAGGTATCGCCCAAGTCCTGGGTTTAAAAAATTAATTGCTGATCTGCATGTATAA
- the arsS gene encoding arsenosugar biosynthesis radical SAM protein ArsS (Some members of this family are selenoproteins.), which translates to MKSLKALHHALSDSHYQLEVLEPGGTQKLFGQSLKEVQLFPLQPNALDIFQINVGKMCNQTCKHCHVDAGPDRKEIMTRDTMLDCLDVLKNNQDFSTIDLTGGAPEMNPNFRWFVEEIRKLGRKVIVRCNLTIIVANKKYYDLPEFFKNNSVEVVSSLPFYSKSRTDKQRGDGVFEDSITALKMLNNVGYGIENSGLVLNLVYNPSGAFLPASQSLLEKDFKDALLKDFAISFNHLFTITNMPISRYLEYLLVTGNYESYMQKLISAFNPVAASNVMCRNTLSIGWDGYMYDCDFNQMLDLKVSNQGKHIRDFNKADLLQRNIVIGQHCYGCTAGSGSSCGGATT; encoded by the coding sequence ATGAAAAGTCTAAAGGCATTACATCATGCCTTATCAGATAGTCATTATCAATTGGAAGTGCTCGAACCTGGAGGCACTCAGAAATTATTTGGGCAATCCTTAAAGGAAGTGCAACTATTTCCTTTGCAACCAAATGCTCTTGATATTTTTCAGATCAACGTTGGTAAAATGTGCAATCAGACTTGCAAACATTGTCATGTGGATGCGGGTCCGGATCGAAAAGAAATCATGACTCGCGATACCATGCTAGATTGTTTGGATGTTCTTAAAAATAATCAAGATTTTTCGACCATAGATTTAACGGGAGGCGCGCCTGAAATGAATCCAAACTTTCGATGGTTTGTAGAAGAAATACGAAAACTCGGTCGGAAAGTCATCGTACGTTGTAATCTTACTATTATTGTAGCTAATAAGAAATATTACGACCTTCCTGAATTCTTTAAAAACAATAGTGTTGAAGTCGTTTCATCTCTTCCTTTTTATTCGAAATCCCGGACAGACAAGCAAAGAGGAGATGGCGTTTTTGAAGATTCCATAACTGCTTTAAAAATGTTGAACAATGTAGGTTATGGAATTGAAAATAGTGGCCTGGTTTTAAATCTCGTATATAATCCTTCAGGTGCTTTTTTACCCGCAAGCCAAAGTTTATTGGAGAAAGATTTTAAAGATGCTTTATTAAAAGATTTTGCAATCTCGTTTAATCATTTATTCACCATTACCAATATGCCCATCAGCAGATATCTTGAATATTTATTGGTGACTGGAAATTACGAAAGTTATATGCAAAAACTCATTAGTGCTTTCAACCCGGTGGCCGCTTCAAATGTCATGTGTAGAAATACTTTGAGCATTGGATGGGACGGATACATGTACGATTGCGATTTCAATCAGATGTTGGATTTAAAAGTTTCCAACCAGGGTAAGCATATCCGCGATTTCAATAAAGCGGACTTGTTGCAAAGAAACATTGTCATTGGTCAGCATTGTTATGGATGTACTGCCGGTTCGGGAAGCAGTTGTGGAGGTGCAACTACCTAA
- the paaI gene encoding hydroxyphenylacetyl-CoA thioesterase PaaI — MESLLTPTEIIDKMYFNDPFSLWLGIERIEESLGYSKIKMTVRKEMLNGFHIAHGGITFSLADSAFAFASNSHGRHAVSIECSINHLHPVKEHDTLIAEAKQLSIKRTHAVYMVEVKNQAEELVALFRGMVYIKDTHWK, encoded by the coding sequence ATGGAATCATTGCTTACACCAACAGAGATTATTGATAAAATGTATTTCAATGATCCTTTCAGTTTGTGGTTGGGAATCGAAAGAATTGAAGAAAGCCTTGGCTATTCGAAAATAAAAATGACCGTACGGAAAGAAATGTTGAACGGATTTCATATCGCTCACGGGGGAATCACGTTTTCGCTCGCGGATAGCGCATTTGCATTTGCATCCAACAGCCATGGTCGGCATGCTGTTTCAATAGAGTGCAGTATCAACCATCTTCATCCTGTTAAAGAGCACGATACGCTCATTGCCGAAGCCAAACAATTATCGATCAAAAGAACTCATGCTGTATATATGGTCGAAGTAAAAAACCAAGCGGAAGAACTGGTAGCACTGTTTCGAGGGATGGTGTATATTAAAGATACACATTGGAAGTGA
- a CDS encoding YceI family protein gives MAKLFSTIMLLTLAFGISAKDPQTLNSKVNLQESTIAWTGYKVTGKHNGLVNLKSASLNFEGNILKGGSFEIDMTSISCLDMTGEYATKLVNHLKSDDFFGVANHPVVSFATTKVVHQGQDLYKIEGNLTIKGVTKPIRFNSKVKDMDGQKQLTAQIKLDRADFNVKYGSGSFFDNLGDKTIYDEFDINVTLVTAK, from the coding sequence ATGGCTAAATTATTTTCGACAATCATGTTATTAACTTTGGCTTTTGGCATATCTGCCAAAGACCCGCAGACTTTAAACAGTAAAGTCAATTTACAGGAATCCACCATTGCCTGGACGGGTTACAAAGTAACCGGCAAACACAATGGATTGGTAAATTTAAAATCTGCAAGTTTGAATTTTGAAGGCAATATACTTAAAGGAGGTTCCTTTGAAATTGATATGACTTCGATAAGTTGTCTTGATATGACCGGAGAATATGCAACGAAGTTGGTGAATCACCTGAAAAGCGATGATTTTTTCGGTGTGGCAAACCATCCCGTTGTAAGTTTTGCTACTACCAAAGTGGTGCACCAGGGTCAGGATTTGTATAAAATAGAAGGTAACCTAACCATTAAAGGAGTCACGAAACCAATACGCTTCAATTCCAAAGTAAAAGATATGGATGGACAAAAGCAACTCACAGCTCAAATTAAACTGGACAGAGCTGATTTTAATGTAAAATATGGGTCCGGGTCCTTTTTCGACAATCTTGGAGATAAAACTATCTATGACGAGTTTGACATTAATGTGACTTTGGTCACAGCGAAATAA
- the paaA gene encoding 1,2-phenylacetyl-CoA epoxidase subunit A translates to MFREDLESRFQQKIDKEDKIEAKDWMPEEYRKTLIRQISQHAHSEIVGMLPEGNWITRAPSLKRKAILLAKIQDEAGHGLYLYSACETLGIDREELLEELHTGKAKYSSIFNYPAISWADMGAIGWLVDGAAIMNQIPLCRTSYGPYSRAMIRICKEESFHQRQGYEIMLTLARGSAVQKQMAQDALNRWWWPSLMMFGPNDSESIHSAQSLKWKIKRFSNDELRQRFIDMTIPQAELIGLTVPDPDLKWNAERNSYDFGKINWDEFWNVVKGNGPCNKQRLRDRVKAYEEGAWVRDAAMAYAEKRKAVVG, encoded by the coding sequence ATGTTTAGAGAAGATCTCGAATCCAGGTTTCAGCAAAAAATTGATAAGGAAGATAAAATTGAAGCCAAGGACTGGATGCCTGAGGAATACCGCAAAACTTTGATCCGTCAGATCAGTCAGCATGCGCATTCTGAAATTGTTGGAATGCTTCCGGAGGGGAATTGGATCACCAGAGCACCTTCCTTAAAGCGCAAAGCCATTTTATTGGCAAAAATCCAAGATGAAGCCGGACATGGTTTATATTTATATTCAGCATGTGAAACCTTAGGTATAGACCGAGAAGAATTGCTGGAGGAACTGCATACTGGAAAAGCGAAATATTCGAGTATTTTTAATTATCCAGCCATCAGTTGGGCAGATATGGGTGCCATTGGATGGTTAGTAGATGGTGCCGCCATCATGAATCAAATTCCTTTATGCAGAACTAGTTATGGACCATACTCCAGGGCCATGATCAGAATCTGCAAAGAGGAAAGTTTTCATCAAAGACAAGGTTATGAAATTATGCTGACCCTGGCCCGAGGCAGCGCTGTACAAAAACAAATGGCGCAAGATGCACTCAACAGGTGGTGGTGGCCCAGTCTGATGATGTTCGGACCAAATGATTCGGAATCTATACATTCGGCACAGAGTTTAAAATGGAAAATCAAACGTTTCAGCAACGACGAACTCAGACAACGATTTATCGACATGACCATACCACAAGCTGAATTGATCGGACTGACCGTTCCCGATCCTGATCTGAAATGGAATGCCGAACGCAATTCTTATGATTTTGGTAAGATCAATTGGGATGAATTTTGGAATGTTGTCAAAGGAAATGGCCCCTGCAACAAACAACGGCTTCGAGATCGCGTGAAAGCTTATGAAGAAGGAGCCTGGGTAAGAGATGCGGCGATGGCGTATGCGGAAAAAAGGAAAGCAGTTGTGGGTTGA
- the paaJ gene encoding phenylacetate-CoA oxygenase subunit PaaJ, which produces MDPEVPVLSVIDLGIIRNIEIVDGKVLIVITPTYTGCPAMQFIEMNVKAAVENLGYKVNIRTSISPAWTTDWMSESGKMKLKSYGIAPPGRLASLDPEAFGILDKVSCPRCTSSNTERISEFGSTACKALYRCMDCREPFDYFKCH; this is translated from the coding sequence ATGGATCCTGAGGTTCCGGTTTTATCCGTAATTGACCTGGGAATTATTCGCAATATTGAAATTGTAGATGGCAAAGTTTTGATAGTTATTACTCCTACCTATACGGGTTGCCCTGCAATGCAATTTATTGAAATGAATGTGAAGGCAGCAGTAGAAAATCTTGGATATAAAGTTAATATTCGAACGTCAATTTCTCCAGCCTGGACTACGGATTGGATGAGTGAATCGGGAAAAATGAAACTCAAAAGTTATGGCATAGCACCGCCAGGAAGATTGGCCAGCTTAGATCCTGAAGCCTTTGGTATTTTAGACAAAGTTTCATGCCCGAGATGCACTTCTTCAAATACAGAACGCATCAGTGAATTTGGTTCGACTGCTTGCAAAGCTTTATACAGATGCATGGATTGCCGAGAACCTTTCGATTATTTTAAATGTCATTAA
- the pcaF gene encoding 3-oxoadipyl-CoA thiolase, producing MEHCYIIDGVRTPIGKFAGRLATVRADDLAALAIEALIKRQPNIAPVNIDDLILGCANQAGEDNRNVARMALLLAGLPWSVPGETVNRLCASGLSACVNAFRAISCKEADLIIAGGVENMSRGPWVISKASSAFGRDSEMYDSSFGWRFINPKMKKLFGVDSMGQTAENLAEQYKITREAQDQFAYHSQMKAAKAIQSGRFAKEIAAVEITFRKGQTEIVKEDEFVKADTSLAGLSQLKPAFKSVEEGGTVTAGNASGLNDGAAAVLLASESAVQKYQLNPIARILSSGVAGVEPRIMGIGPVPASQLALARAGLSMDQMDIIELNEAFAAQVLSCLKEWKVQADDTRLNPNGGAIALGHPLGMSGARILYSAALELQEQQKKYALVTMCIGVGQGYACVIERV from the coding sequence ATGGAACATTGTTATATCATAGATGGCGTGCGGACACCAATAGGCAAATTTGCCGGAAGATTAGCTACCGTGCGAGCGGATGATTTGGCCGCTTTAGCTATTGAGGCTTTGATCAAAAGACAGCCAAATATTGCCCCTGTAAATATAGATGATCTCATATTGGGTTGCGCCAATCAGGCCGGAGAAGACAACCGCAATGTAGCCCGTATGGCATTATTATTGGCCGGATTACCCTGGAGCGTGCCGGGTGAAACGGTCAACAGGTTGTGTGCTTCCGGACTTTCAGCATGTGTAAATGCTTTCCGTGCGATCTCTTGCAAAGAAGCTGATCTCATCATTGCCGGCGGTGTCGAAAATATGAGCCGGGGACCCTGGGTTATTTCAAAGGCTTCATCTGCATTTGGTAGAGATTCAGAAATGTATGACAGCAGTTTTGGCTGGAGATTTATCAATCCTAAAATGAAAAAATTATTTGGCGTGGATAGTATGGGGCAAACTGCTGAGAATCTTGCAGAGCAATATAAAATCACCCGTGAAGCACAGGATCAGTTTGCATATCACAGTCAGATGAAAGCAGCCAAAGCAATTCAATCTGGCAGATTCGCTAAAGAAATCGCAGCTGTTGAAATAACCTTCCGCAAAGGACAAACGGAAATTGTCAAAGAAGATGAATTTGTAAAAGCAGATACAAGCTTAGCAGGACTTTCACAATTGAAACCAGCTTTTAAAAGTGTCGAAGAAGGTGGGACAGTGACAGCAGGAAATGCTTCCGGATTAAATGATGGTGCAGCAGCTGTATTGCTGGCATCCGAATCTGCAGTGCAGAAATATCAATTAAACCCGATCGCAAGAATTTTATCCTCCGGTGTAGCAGGTGTAGAGCCCCGCATCATGGGCATTGGTCCCGTACCTGCATCTCAATTGGCTTTGGCGAGAGCAGGTTTGAGTATGGATCAAATGGATATCATTGAATTGAATGAAGCTTTTGCCGCACAGGTATTGTCCTGTCTCAAAGAGTGGAAGGTACAAGCTGATGATACCCGATTGAATCCCAATGGTGGCGCCATTGCACTTGGGCATCCCCTCGGAATGAGTGGGGCAAGGATCTTGTATTCTGCAGCGCTCGAATTGCAAGAACAACAAAAAAAATATGCCTTGGTTACGATGTGCATTGGTGTGGGACAAGGATATGCCTGCGTCATTGAACGCGTTTGA
- a CDS encoding 2Fe-2S iron-sulfur cluster binding domain-containing protein: protein MQHKIFPLRVKSVQAETADAVTVCFDLPDSIREYFNFQSGQHITLIHPKLGESVKRSYSMCSAPYEQKLQIAARRVSNGIFSNYLNEELKVDDEILVEIPEGRFFINLDESRSGKYIFFASGSGITPILSNIKQILFVESKSQIQLYYGNRHTDSIMFLEELMNLKNRYPANLSLHFLLSREKLEEELYHGRINADKLESFAKYFFKPEEVDAFFMCGPESMLIELREKLLTMGVAVSKIHLELFGVQIPKPAPKVDSHGDASSLVRITLDGRTFEYSLAFNTESILDSALKQGAKLPYACKGGVCCTCKAKLLSGEVEMATNYGLEPDEIQNDYVLSCQSYPKTSKVELSFDQ from the coding sequence ATGCAACATAAGATTTTCCCATTACGCGTAAAATCCGTTCAAGCTGAAACGGCAGATGCGGTTACCGTATGTTTTGATTTGCCGGATTCCATTCGCGAATATTTTAATTTTCAATCTGGGCAGCACATTACCTTGATTCATCCTAAATTAGGTGAATCTGTCAAAAGGTCTTATTCTATGTGCTCAGCCCCTTATGAGCAAAAATTGCAAATTGCTGCGCGCAGAGTCAGTAATGGTATTTTCAGCAATTATCTGAATGAGGAGCTTAAGGTGGATGATGAGATTTTAGTTGAAATTCCAGAAGGGCGGTTTTTTATAAATTTAGATGAGTCCCGTTCCGGAAAATATATATTTTTTGCCTCGGGTTCCGGAATAACACCTATTCTTTCAAATATCAAGCAAATTTTATTTGTCGAATCTAAAAGTCAAATACAACTTTATTACGGTAACAGGCATACGGACAGCATCATGTTTTTAGAAGAATTGATGAACTTAAAGAACCGATATCCTGCGAATCTAAGTCTGCATTTTTTGTTGAGCAGAGAAAAATTGGAAGAAGAACTTTATCATGGAAGAATCAATGCAGATAAATTGGAATCATTTGCAAAATACTTTTTCAAACCTGAAGAAGTGGATGCGTTTTTTATGTGTGGTCCGGAATCGATGTTGATTGAATTGCGTGAAAAACTTTTGACGATGGGAGTAGCTGTTTCTAAAATTCATTTGGAATTGTTTGGAGTACAAATTCCCAAACCCGCTCCCAAAGTGGATTCCCATGGGGATGCTTCAAGTTTAGTCAGAATCACACTCGACGGCCGTACATTTGAATACAGCCTCGCTTTCAATACGGAAAGTATTCTGGATTCTGCATTAAAACAAGGTGCAAAACTTCCTTATGCTTGTAAAGGAGGGGTGTGTTGTACTTGCAAAGCAAAACTACTCAGTGGGGAAGTTGAAATGGCTACCAATTATGGACTGGAGCCAGATGAGATTCAAAATGATTATGTATTGAGTTGTCAATCTTATCCCAAAACCTCAAAAGTTGAATTGAGTTTTGATCAATAA
- a CDS encoding enoyl-CoA hydratase/isomerase family protein, whose amino-acid sequence MNSILITIEDTLATIIFNRPEVYNSFNRDMAIAFLDALIKLDKDENVRCILLTGNGKAFSAGQDLQEVLDPQGPGLEIILLEHYNPIIRKLRSISKPVIAAVNGVAAGAGANIALACDIVLASESASFIQAFSKIGLIPDSGGTFFLPRLIGWQRASALMMTGDKVTATDAQQMGMVYKVFPVELFSEAVMKFAKQIGNMPTTALFNTRRLLNASLSNNLDQQLEHELELQILCGETYDYKEGVQAFIEKRNPEFKGR is encoded by the coding sequence ATGAATAGCATTTTAATTACTATAGAAGACACTCTTGCAACGATCATCTTCAACAGGCCTGAAGTTTATAACTCATTTAATCGGGATATGGCCATCGCTTTTTTGGATGCATTGATTAAACTCGATAAGGATGAAAATGTGCGATGCATTTTATTGACAGGCAACGGAAAAGCATTCTCTGCAGGGCAGGATTTGCAAGAAGTTTTGGATCCCCAGGGTCCGGGTTTGGAAATAATTTTGTTGGAACATTACAATCCCATCATCCGGAAATTGCGAAGTATTTCAAAGCCGGTAATTGCTGCTGTGAATGGAGTAGCGGCAGGTGCCGGTGCAAACATTGCATTGGCTTGTGATATCGTTCTGGCAAGTGAAAGCGCAAGTTTTATTCAGGCATTTTCAAAAATTGGCTTGATCCCCGATAGTGGTGGCACGTTTTTTCTTCCTCGATTGATCGGTTGGCAACGGGCTTCGGCATTAATGATGACAGGGGATAAAGTTACTGCCACTGATGCCCAGCAAATGGGTATGGTCTATAAAGTTTTTCCTGTGGAACTTTTTTCGGAAGCTGTAATGAAATTTGCAAAGCAAATTGGAAATATGCCAACAACGGCCTTATTTAATACGCGTCGATTATTGAATGCTAGCTTGAGCAATAATTTAGATCAACAATTGGAGCACGAATTGGAGTTGCAAATTTTATGCGGCGAAACCTATGATTACAAAGAAGGCGTCCAGGCTTTTATTGAAAAAAGAAATCCGGAATTTAAAGGCCGGTAA
- a CDS encoding TIGR04283 family arsenosugar biosynthesis glycosyltransferase codes for MTPLISIIIPTFNEEKYIPQLIIYLKSLEQIELAEIIVTDGGSQDKTLTLIQNDSIVLLSSRQKGRAAQMNFAAEKARGKFLYFLHADTRPPQNIIQLILDNAPKKALSCLRYHFESDKFLLKINGYFTRFNGVWAGGGDQSLIIATDLFNLLGGFSNTKIIMEDFDLVQRASHVGYPLIILPHYMLVSARKYEHNTWLKVQLMNFITVLAWKMGASQDFLFAFYHKKLNP; via the coding sequence ATGACACCTCTTATAAGTATCATCATTCCAACTTTTAATGAAGAAAAATACATACCTCAGTTAATTATTTATTTGAAGTCCCTTGAACAAATTGAATTAGCAGAGATCATTGTAACAGACGGTGGAAGCCAGGACAAAACTTTAACATTGATACAAAATGATTCCATCGTATTGTTAAGCTCGCGCCAAAAAGGAAGGGCTGCACAAATGAATTTTGCCGCAGAAAAAGCGCGCGGTAAATTCTTGTATTTTTTACATGCCGATACCCGACCACCCCAAAACATCATTCAACTGATTCTTGACAACGCCCCAAAGAAGGCTTTATCATGCTTGAGATATCACTTTGAATCAGATAAATTCCTGCTTAAAATTAATGGATACTTTACCCGGTTTAATGGAGTTTGGGCTGGTGGAGGAGATCAATCTTTAATCATTGCAACAGACCTGTTCAATCTCCTGGGAGGGTTCTCAAATACAAAAATCATCATGGAAGATTTTGACCTGGTTCAAAGAGCATCTCATGTTGGCTATCCGTTAATTATTTTACCACATTATATGTTGGTCTCAGCACGTAAATACGAGCACAATACCTGGCTCAAAGTACAATTGATGAACTTCATTACGGTATTAGCATGGAAAATGGGTGCATCCCAGGATTTTCTCTTTGCGTTTTATCATAAAAAATTAAATCCTTGA